A genomic segment from Syntrophotalea acetylenivorans encodes:
- the ahcY gene encoding adenosylhomocysteinase has translation MTNTVDTDYLIKDLALADWGRKEIRIAEAEMPGLMALREEFGDQKPLAGARITGSLHMTIQTAVLIETLVELGADVRWASCNIYSTQDHAAAAIAAAGIPVFAYKGETLEEYWQYTKSALNHPDGPNLIVDDGGDATLLVHRGVEREMEFEKTGKLPAISTDNKELTIVDQLLNDTLEEDSSFWRRMAEGLKGVSEETTTGVHRLYQMAREGSLMFPAFNVNDSVTKSKFDNLYGCRESLLDGIKRATDVMVAGKKCVVLGYGDVGKGCAQAFRGMGAMVFVTEVDPICALQAAMEGFPVVKMDEACAYGDIFVTTTGNVDVITRDHMDRMKNEAIVCNIGHFDSEIQVDAVYDDPNLVVHEVKPQVEQVEWPDGKRVTILARGRLVNLGCATGHPSFVMSASFTNQVLAQIELWVNPDNYENQVYVLPKQLDEKVARLHLGKLEVALTEMTPKQAEYLGVEVDGPYKPDHYRY, from the coding sequence ATGACAAACACCGTCGATACAGACTATTTGATCAAGGATCTTGCTCTGGCGGATTGGGGACGTAAAGAAATTCGTATTGCCGAAGCTGAAATGCCGGGCTTGATGGCATTGCGTGAGGAATTTGGAGATCAGAAACCTCTAGCCGGAGCTCGTATTACCGGTTCTTTGCACATGACGATTCAGACCGCGGTTTTGATCGAGACCCTGGTCGAACTGGGAGCTGATGTGCGCTGGGCCAGTTGCAACATATATTCAACACAGGATCATGCCGCCGCTGCCATTGCTGCTGCTGGCATCCCTGTGTTCGCTTATAAGGGAGAGACCCTTGAGGAGTACTGGCAATATACCAAGTCAGCCCTTAACCACCCGGACGGTCCGAATCTGATTGTCGATGATGGCGGCGATGCTACCTTGCTGGTGCACCGAGGCGTGGAACGGGAAATGGAATTTGAAAAAACAGGAAAGTTGCCGGCCATATCGACGGACAATAAAGAGCTGACCATCGTCGACCAGTTGCTTAATGATACCCTTGAAGAAGACTCCAGTTTCTGGAGGCGTATGGCCGAAGGCCTCAAAGGGGTCAGTGAAGAGACGACCACCGGAGTCCATCGCCTCTATCAGATGGCCCGCGAGGGCAGCCTGATGTTCCCGGCTTTTAACGTCAACGATTCGGTTACCAAAAGCAAGTTCGACAATCTCTACGGCTGCCGCGAGTCCCTTCTAGATGGCATCAAGCGGGCGACCGATGTCATGGTGGCCGGCAAAAAGTGCGTTGTGCTCGGTTATGGGGATGTCGGCAAGGGATGTGCACAGGCCTTTCGCGGCATGGGCGCCATGGTCTTTGTTACTGAGGTCGATCCCATCTGTGCTTTACAGGCCGCCATGGAAGGGTTCCCGGTCGTGAAAATGGATGAGGCCTGCGCCTATGGTGACATTTTTGTCACAACGACCGGTAATGTTGACGTTATTACTCGCGATCACATGGACCGGATGAAAAATGAAGCCATCGTCTGTAATATTGGCCACTTTGATTCGGAAATCCAGGTCGATGCCGTCTACGATGACCCCAACCTGGTGGTCCATGAAGTCAAGCCTCAAGTTGAACAGGTCGAGTGGCCCGATGGCAAGCGGGTGACCATTCTGGCCCGCGGTCGCCTGGTCAACCTCGGCTGCGCCACCGGACATCCTTCCTTCGTAATGTCGGCTTCTTTTACGAACCAGGTTTTGGCTCAGATTGAATTATGGGTCAATCCCGACAATTATGAAAACCAGGTTTATGTGTTGCCCAAACAGTTGGACGAAAAGGTGGCCCGTCTGCATCTAGGTAAGCTGGAGGTAGCTTTGACGGAAATGACCCCTAAGCAGGCCGAGTATCTCGGTGTTGAGGTGGATGGCCCTTACAAGCCCGATCATTACCGCTATTGA
- the prfB gene encoding peptide chain release factor 2 (programmed frameshift): MFREENEALKKLQVKLDELRGIFELPAKKERIAELEAEIARPGFWDQGDKAQDLLKERTGLEKIVEQWEQAARELEDLQVLVELGEEGEDQESLDEVRDLLPALTKRVDKMEFARMLSGEYDANNAIFSINAGAGGLEAQDWADMLLRMYLRFFEKRGYKTDITDYQPAEEGGIKSVTLTVEGDHVYGWLRSEIGIHRLVRISPFDSNARRHTSFSSVFVFPELSDEVEVEINEKDLKVDTYRASGAGGQHVNKTDSAIRITHIPTNTVVACQNERSQHKNRATALKQLKARLFELERRKKAEEASSIAGEKMEIGWGSQIRSYVLHPYRMVKDHRTGFEVGNADAVLDGDLDGFIEAYLLSDQ; this comes from the exons ATGTTTCGTGAAGAAAATGAGGCCTTAAAGAAACTCCAGGTCAAGCTCGATGAGCTGAGG GGTATCTTTGAATTACCGGCTAAAAAAGAGCGTATTGCTGAGCTAGAGGCAGAGATTGCGCGTCCCGGTTTCTGGGATCAGGGCGATAAAGCTCAGGATTTGCTGAAAGAGCGTACCGGCCTGGAGAAGATCGTAGAGCAGTGGGAACAGGCGGCCAGGGAACTTGAAGACCTTCAGGTTCTGGTGGAGTTGGGAGAAGAGGGCGAGGATCAGGAATCTCTGGATGAAGTGCGAGATTTACTACCGGCCTTGACCAAACGGGTGGATAAGATGGAATTTGCCCGCATGCTGTCCGGTGAGTATGACGCCAACAACGCCATTTTCAGTATCAACGCTGGTGCCGGAGGACTTGAGGCTCAGGATTGGGCCGATATGTTGCTGCGCATGTATCTGCGCTTTTTTGAAAAACGGGGTTACAAAACCGATATCACTGACTATCAGCCCGCTGAAGAAGGCGGGATCAAGAGTGTTACCCTGACAGTGGAAGGGGATCATGTCTACGGCTGGTTGCGTTCAGAGATCGGTATTCATCGCCTGGTGCGGATTTCACCCTTTGACTCCAATGCCCGAAGGCATACGTCCTTCAGCTCGGTTTTCGTTTTCCCCGAACTGTCCGACGAAGTTGAGGTTGAAATCAACGAAAAGGATCTCAAAGTCGACACCTATCGTGCCAGTGGTGCCGGTGGGCAGCATGTCAATAAGACCGATTCCGCTATTCGCATCACCCATATTCCTACCAACACCGTGGTGGCCTGCCAGAATGAGCGTTCCCAACATAAAAACCGGGCTACTGCGTTAAAACAACTCAAAGCACGACTTTTCGAGTTGGAGCGTCGCAAAAAAGCAGAAGAGGCTTCCTCTATTGCCGGAGAGAAAATGGAGATCGGCTGGGGCAGTCAGATTCGTTCCTATGTGTTGCACCCGTATCGCATGGTTAAGGACCATCGTACCGGTTTTGAGGTAGGTAATGCCGATGCCGTTCTCGACGGGGATCTCGATGGTTTCATCGAAGCGTATCTGCTAAGCGATCAGTAG
- the lysS gene encoding lysine--tRNA ligase, producing MEELNDILLQRRAKVDEFREQGINPFANDFSVSHNAAEVKAAHDEHDAAALKDCDQRYALAGRIMARRDFGKAAFIQIQDRTGRLQVFVRRDEVGDETFAVFRKLDIGDIVGVSGRMFRTKTNELSLRAESLRLLTKSLQVLPEKWHGLTDVETRYRQRYLDMIVNPQVRDTFQKRSRIVSLIRDYMVQNDFLEVETPMMQPVAGGATAKPFVTHHNTLKMDLFLRIAPELYLKRLVVGGFERVFEINRNFRNEGISIQHNPEFTMIEFYQAYATYHTLMDFTENLICHVAKEVVGGLVIPYGGKEVDLTPPWDRLTLRESIVKYGNVEPALLEDKERLLNYAHSLGLEFEGSIGHGKLLTEIFDEVVEPKLWNPTFITEYPTEVSPLSRKNDANPEVVDRFELFVVGRELANAFSELNDPIDQKERFIGQLAEKEAGDEEAHAMDEDYIRALEYGLPPTAGEGIGIDRLVMLLTDSASIRDVILFPQLRPESK from the coding sequence ATGGAAGAACTGAACGATATATTGTTGCAGCGTCGGGCCAAAGTTGATGAATTTCGTGAGCAGGGGATCAATCCTTTTGCAAACGATTTTTCCGTCAGCCACAATGCGGCAGAGGTCAAGGCTGCTCATGATGAACACGATGCCGCTGCCCTCAAAGATTGCGATCAGCGTTATGCTCTGGCCGGCCGGATAATGGCCCGTCGTGACTTCGGCAAGGCCGCGTTTATTCAAATTCAGGATCGCACTGGCAGGCTGCAGGTATTTGTTCGCCGGGATGAAGTAGGGGACGAGACTTTTGCGGTTTTTCGTAAGCTGGACATTGGCGACATCGTCGGGGTGTCCGGTCGGATGTTTCGTACCAAGACCAATGAATTATCCTTGCGGGCCGAGTCCCTGCGGTTGCTGACCAAATCGTTGCAGGTGTTGCCTGAAAAATGGCATGGCCTGACCGATGTGGAGACCCGTTATCGGCAGCGCTACCTCGATATGATCGTCAACCCCCAGGTGCGCGATACTTTTCAGAAGCGCAGCCGTATCGTCAGCCTGATCCGTGACTACATGGTGCAGAACGACTTTCTTGAGGTGGAAACCCCGATGATGCAGCCGGTGGCCGGTGGCGCGACAGCGAAGCCTTTTGTCACTCATCACAATACCCTTAAGATGGACCTTTTTCTGCGCATTGCGCCGGAGCTCTATCTCAAAAGGCTGGTGGTCGGCGGCTTTGAACGGGTTTTCGAGATCAATCGAAATTTTCGTAACGAAGGTATTTCCATTCAGCATAATCCTGAATTTACCATGATTGAATTCTATCAGGCCTATGCGACCTACCATACTCTAATGGATTTCACCGAAAACTTGATTTGCCATGTAGCGAAAGAGGTTGTAGGTGGTCTGGTTATTCCTTACGGCGGCAAAGAAGTTGATCTGACTCCTCCCTGGGATCGGCTCACACTGAGGGAGTCGATTGTCAAATATGGCAATGTCGAGCCGGCCCTGCTGGAGGATAAGGAACGATTGCTCAACTATGCCCACAGCCTCGGTCTCGAGTTCGAAGGCAGCATAGGCCACGGTAAGCTTCTTACTGAGATATTTGATGAGGTGGTGGAGCCGAAGCTGTGGAACCCGACCTTCATTACCGAATATCCTACAGAAGTTTCGCCCCTGTCGAGGAAGAACGATGCCAATCCCGAGGTTGTCGATCGTTTCGAGCTGTTTGTGGTCGGGCGCGAACTGGCTAATGCTTTCTCCGAGTTGAATGATCCGATCGATCAGAAGGAACGCTTCATCGGCCAATTGGCCGAAAAAGAGGCTGGCGACGAAGAAGCTCATGCTATGGATGAAGATTACATCCGGGCGTTGGAATACGGGTTGCCACCGACTGCCGGTGAAGGAATCGGTATCGACCGGTTGGTTATGTTGCTTACTGATTCCGCTTCGATTCGGGATGTCATTCTGTTCCCGCAGTTGAGGCCCGAAAGTAAATAG
- a CDS encoding lipoprotein-releasing ABC transporter permease subunit produces MGYEWFVSLRYLRAKRKQTFISVISFISIAGVTLGVASLIVVLAVMTGFHDGVRQQILGNVPHVLVQRQGGNIPSYQELVTELRQTTPEILEVTPYVAKEAMLLAKRNVAAVNVKGLPRGHKVFQQNFLSASGDEVEKALFTTQEGPPGLVIGLDTAATLGVTVGDTVNVIPPMFTITPFGLIPKMKPFRVVGIVSHRGGFLDTYFAYIPLPVAQNFFDAADQASGVEIEVASYDRATPLAAQLRDRFSFPLVVRSWEDLFGSFLSALKLEKLGLFIVLAIIVLVAAFNIATTLIMVVMEKHKDIAILRSMGATSLSIMKIFVLEGLIIGSLGTGLGTLLGVLLAKQADPIIKGLEGILKIKIFDQTVYGMDRFPSVVIPEDVVKVVLVAMTICLLATVYPAYRASRMDPGEALRYE; encoded by the coding sequence ATGGGGTACGAATGGTTCGTCAGTCTGCGTTATCTGCGTGCCAAGCGTAAGCAGACCTTCATATCGGTAATATCCTTTATCTCCATAGCCGGGGTTACTTTGGGTGTTGCTTCGTTGATCGTTGTGCTGGCAGTTATGACTGGCTTTCACGACGGTGTACGGCAGCAGATTCTTGGAAATGTACCCCATGTTCTAGTGCAGCGACAGGGGGGGAATATTCCCTCCTATCAGGAACTTGTTACTGAACTTCGCCAGACGACCCCTGAAATCCTGGAAGTAACGCCTTATGTCGCCAAGGAAGCCATGCTGCTGGCCAAGCGTAATGTGGCTGCCGTCAATGTTAAGGGATTGCCGCGGGGACATAAGGTTTTTCAACAGAACTTCTTGTCTGCCTCTGGAGATGAGGTAGAAAAGGCTCTGTTCACTACGCAGGAAGGTCCGCCCGGTCTGGTAATCGGTCTTGATACCGCCGCGACCCTTGGAGTGACCGTAGGCGATACCGTCAATGTTATCCCTCCGATGTTCACCATTACTCCTTTCGGCCTGATTCCAAAGATGAAGCCTTTTCGGGTGGTTGGTATCGTCAGCCATAGAGGTGGTTTCCTCGATACTTATTTTGCCTATATCCCCCTGCCTGTGGCCCAGAATTTTTTTGATGCTGCGGACCAGGCCAGCGGTGTTGAAATTGAGGTCGCCTCTTATGACAGGGCCACCCCCCTCGCGGCTCAATTGCGTGACCGGTTTTCTTTTCCGCTGGTGGTTCGTTCCTGGGAAGACCTGTTCGGTTCCTTCCTGTCGGCTCTTAAGTTGGAAAAGCTCGGATTGTTTATTGTGCTTGCCATTATCGTGCTGGTAGCAGCCTTTAATATTGCGACCACCCTGATCATGGTGGTTATGGAGAAGCATAAAGATATCGCAATATTGCGCTCCATGGGAGCGACTTCGCTCAGTATCATGAAGATCTTTGTTCTCGAAGGATTGATTATCGGTTCATTAGGAACTGGCCTTGGCACTTTGTTGGGGGTTTTGTTGGCTAAACAGGCAGACCCCATTATCAAAGGACTGGAAGGGATTCTAAAGATCAAGATTTTCGATCAAACGGTCTATGGCATGGATCGCTTTCCTTCGGTGGTTATCCCCGAAGATGTGGTCAAGGTGGTCTTGGTTGCCATGACTATCTGTCTGTTGGCAACGGTCTATCCCGCTTATCGCGCGTCACGTATGGATCCCGGGGAAGCGTTGCGCTATGAATGA
- a CDS encoding ABC transporter ATP-binding protein, with amino-acid sequence MNESRKEVLIDVQELSKHFVCGERRVEVLRKVSLQIDSGEQVALVGASGAGKTTLMHILGGLDRPSSGTVYYQQQDILALKGPALDTFRNRTIGFVFQFHQLLPEFTALENVMMPALIAGRGFGRARGPAEAILQEVGLGKRLEHKPGELSGGEQQRVAIARALVMEPQLLLADEPTGNLDSGTSDEIYRLLQQLHRDRGLTMIVVTHSQSLADRMGRTLQMVDGDIVA; translated from the coding sequence ATGAATGAGTCCCGCAAAGAGGTATTGATTGACGTCCAGGAACTTAGCAAGCACTTTGTGTGCGGGGAACGCCGTGTTGAAGTGCTGCGGAAAGTCAGCCTGCAAATTGACAGCGGCGAGCAGGTGGCGCTGGTAGGGGCGTCCGGGGCAGGCAAAACCACCTTGATGCATATTCTTGGTGGATTGGATCGCCCGAGTAGCGGTACGGTGTATTATCAACAACAGGATATCCTTGCGCTAAAAGGCCCCGCTCTCGATACGTTTCGTAACCGGACTATCGGTTTTGTGTTTCAATTTCATCAGTTGTTGCCCGAGTTCACAGCTCTTGAAAATGTCATGATGCCGGCCTTAATTGCGGGGCGGGGTTTTGGTCGGGCCCGTGGACCTGCCGAAGCGATTTTGCAGGAAGTTGGACTGGGTAAGCGGTTGGAGCACAAACCTGGTGAACTGTCCGGCGGTGAACAACAGCGGGTAGCCATTGCCAGGGCTTTGGTCATGGAACCCCAATTGCTGCTCGCCGACGAACCTACCGGTAACCTGGACAGTGGCACTTCCGACGAGATCTATCGTCTGTTGCAGCAGCTGCACCGAGACCGGGGACTGACTATGATTGTCGTGACCCACAGCCAGTCATTGGCTGATCGTATGGGGCGTACCCTGCAGATGGTTGACGGGGACATAGTCGCTTGA
- the bamA gene encoding outer membrane protein assembly factor BamA → MFRVVSFVILLAVLVPQGVAAQLYQVGQVVIEGNRRVESRYIKSALNISEGQTVSATDIDQGLRNIYATGRFDNVTAETVTAGERVNLVYRVTERPLLREVVFVGNHEIDNDKLSTIINAKSIDFFRPQVLAPAIKKIKQAYVLEGFYATEVVPQVDINDRNEVTLTLDIEEGERVFVTSIRFEGNTVFSEKELKKKLFSKEKWFLSFITERGAYKEDMLLADRDVITDQYYNQGYIKVQVKKPITTLLADKESMEVLFEIEEGEQFRIGEVDVQGDLLGSKEEMLAGLTLRSGEVFSRKVLRENMKQLNDLYADEGYAFVNVSPVTDVDPFLQQINIVLNVERGVRVSIGRISVAGNTRTRDKVVRREMRLTEGDFYSASKMKNSRRRINNLGFFEEVNLTTSRGVDDAHMDVEIDVQEKATGSFSVGAGFSSADGLLFQGSVSQDNFLGRALRFDLSAALGGSSTTYRLGLLDPYFLDKHIAFGGDLYNTEREWSDFTRKTTGGDVKLGVPLTETMRSFFIYRFEKKDIFDVDDDAPRSITEQKGKHTLSSFTASLSRNTTDYRPDPTRGNISELSIEYAGLGGTEKFIKYIADHRYFYPLPWGLVFSAHGQVGYIQEMGGQDSPLDERFFLGGMNSLRGFESREVGPYEIDDDGEIYFYGGNKEAYFNLEVAFPLVKAMKMKGLVFFDTGNSWDKDQEFFSDMRYSAGVGMAWNSPMGPLRFAWGRNLDPEDYEETSVFDFSVGKMF, encoded by the coding sequence ATGTTTAGAGTGGTATCTTTTGTGATTTTATTGGCGGTTCTTGTCCCCCAGGGCGTTGCAGCCCAATTGTATCAGGTGGGGCAGGTCGTCATTGAAGGGAATCGGCGAGTCGAAAGCCGCTATATTAAATCGGCTTTGAATATCAGCGAGGGGCAAACGGTTTCAGCAACCGATATTGATCAAGGTCTCCGTAATATCTATGCTACCGGCCGTTTTGATAATGTAACGGCTGAAACGGTAACTGCTGGTGAACGGGTAAATCTGGTCTATCGGGTTACCGAGCGTCCCCTGTTGCGGGAAGTCGTCTTCGTCGGAAATCATGAAATTGACAATGATAAGCTCAGCACGATTATCAACGCCAAGAGTATCGATTTCTTCCGACCGCAGGTTCTGGCTCCTGCGATCAAGAAGATTAAGCAGGCCTATGTACTGGAAGGTTTTTACGCCACCGAGGTCGTACCGCAAGTTGATATTAATGACCGCAACGAAGTTACTCTCACGCTGGACATTGAAGAAGGTGAGAGAGTTTTCGTCACGAGCATTCGTTTTGAAGGCAATACGGTTTTTAGTGAAAAAGAACTCAAGAAGAAGCTCTTTTCCAAAGAAAAATGGTTCCTGTCATTTATTACTGAGAGGGGCGCTTACAAAGAAGATATGTTGCTTGCAGATCGGGATGTGATTACTGATCAGTATTACAACCAAGGATATATCAAAGTCCAAGTCAAGAAGCCGATTACGACCCTGCTGGCCGATAAAGAATCGATGGAAGTGCTATTCGAAATCGAGGAGGGGGAACAGTTTCGGATTGGCGAGGTCGACGTCCAGGGCGATCTGCTGGGCAGCAAGGAAGAAATGCTGGCCGGATTGACTCTGCGTTCAGGAGAGGTTTTCAGCCGCAAAGTGCTGCGTGAAAACATGAAGCAGCTTAACGACCTCTACGCCGATGAAGGCTATGCCTTTGTTAATGTCTCACCGGTTACCGATGTCGATCCATTTCTTCAGCAGATCAACATCGTGCTCAATGTTGAGCGTGGTGTACGTGTGAGTATCGGCCGCATCAGCGTTGCAGGCAATACCCGTACCCGAGACAAAGTAGTTCGCCGTGAAATGCGCCTTACGGAAGGTGATTTTTATAGCGCCAGCAAGATGAAAAACAGTCGTCGTCGAATCAATAACCTCGGTTTTTTTGAAGAGGTGAATCTCACCACCAGTCGTGGTGTCGATGATGCTCATATGGACGTTGAAATTGACGTACAGGAAAAAGCTACAGGGTCTTTCAGTGTCGGGGCTGGTTTTTCTTCTGCCGATGGGCTGCTGTTCCAAGGTTCCGTGTCCCAGGACAACTTTCTCGGGCGTGCTCTGCGCTTTGATCTGTCTGCGGCCTTAGGCGGTAGCAGCACTACCTATCGTCTCGGTCTGCTCGATCCCTATTTTCTCGATAAGCACATCGCTTTCGGTGGCGATCTTTACAACACGGAACGAGAGTGGTCCGATTTCACCCGCAAGACGACCGGTGGTGATGTCAAACTCGGGGTGCCGCTTACCGAAACTATGCGCAGTTTCTTTATCTATCGCTTCGAAAAGAAGGATATTTTCGATGTAGATGATGACGCCCCACGGTCGATTACTGAACAGAAGGGCAAGCATACCCTGTCGTCCTTTACCGCTTCGTTGAGCCGCAATACCACCGATTATCGACCCGACCCGACCCGCGGCAATATCTCCGAATTGTCCATCGAGTATGCCGGTCTCGGCGGCACCGAAAAATTCATAAAATACATCGCAGATCATCGCTATTTCTATCCCCTGCCCTGGGGGCTGGTCTTTTCCGCACATGGCCAGGTTGGCTATATTCAGGAAATGGGCGGTCAGGACAGTCCTCTTGATGAGCGCTTCTTTCTCGGGGGTATGAATAGCCTGCGCGGCTTTGAATCTCGCGAGGTGGGTCCCTATGAAATTGATGATGATGGGGAAATCTATTTTTATGGGGGCAATAAAGAGGCTTACTTTAATCTCGAAGTGGCCTTCCCACTGGTTAAGGCCATGAAGATGAAGGGCCTGGTTTTCTTTGATACCGGTAATTCCTGGGACAAAGACCAGGAGTTTTTCAGCGATATGCGCTACAGTGCAGGGGTCGGTATGGCCTGGAACAGCCCCATGGGGCCGTTGCGATTTGCTTGGGGGCGCAACCTTGACCCCGAGGATTATGAAGAGACTTCCGTTTTCGATTTTTCTGTCGGCAAAATGTTTTAG
- a CDS encoding OmpH family outer membrane protein: MKRLWIGLVVVLMMVATPVVAAEVKVAYVDLQKALVVCDAGKAAKGTMGKRVKEFQATAQKRQQNLKVLNEELEKKKMMLSADARAEKERDYQQKTKDFQRFIKDAQEELQREEGLLGREILEGLGKVIKELGDKEGYTLVLEKSNGGLLYADESIDLTDKVIAAYNKAYKASNGK; this comes from the coding sequence ATGAAAAGACTTTGGATAGGTTTAGTGGTCGTGCTGATGATGGTTGCAACCCCGGTTGTCGCCGCAGAGGTTAAAGTGGCTTATGTTGACCTGCAAAAGGCTCTGGTGGTTTGTGACGCCGGCAAGGCGGCAAAAGGCACAATGGGTAAGCGAGTCAAAGAATTTCAGGCCACCGCTCAGAAACGCCAGCAGAACCTTAAGGTCCTGAACGAGGAATTGGAAAAGAAAAAAATGATGCTGTCGGCTGATGCCAGAGCGGAAAAAGAGCGAGACTATCAGCAGAAAACCAAGGACTTTCAGAGATTTATCAAAGATGCGCAGGAAGAGTTGCAGCGCGAAGAAGGTCTCCTCGGCCGTGAGATCCTGGAAGGGCTGGGCAAAGTCATTAAAGAATTGGGTGATAAAGAGGGTTATACCTTGGTGCTGGAAAAGTCTAATGGTGGTCTGTTGTATGCCGACGAATCCATTGATTTGACCGACAAGGTTATTGCCGCTTACAACAAGGCGTACAAAGCCAGCAACGGCAAATAA
- the lpxD gene encoding UDP-3-O-(3-hydroxymyristoyl)glucosamine N-acyltransferase — MKTLKELADLIGGTVVGDGDAEIHRVAGIDSAKPGEITFLANPKYLPLLKTTQASAVMVTPGVEAPGVSLLVCPNPYLAFAKVLTALHVAKPEYRGIMEGAYVDPEAKIADGVTIHPGCVIGKNVSVGSGTTLYPGVLLYDNVTVGEDCLIHAGTVVREGCRLGNRVIVQPKAVIGSDGFGFAPDGSSYFKIPQVGIVVIEDDVEIGANSCLDRAALGETRIGRGTKIDNLVQIAHNVKIGADSIIVSQVGIAGSTEIGKHCTLGGQVGVAGHIKVGDNTMVGAQSGVTGNMPGGEVISGTPAIPHRDWLKAATSFSKLPEMRKEIKKLKKQVEELQELTKEG, encoded by the coding sequence GTGAAAACCCTTAAGGAATTGGCAGATCTTATCGGCGGGACCGTCGTTGGTGACGGAGATGCAGAGATCCATCGGGTAGCTGGTATCGACAGTGCCAAACCCGGGGAGATCACTTTCCTGGCCAACCCTAAATACCTGCCTCTGTTGAAGACTACTCAGGCTTCGGCCGTGATGGTCACGCCGGGCGTCGAAGCACCAGGAGTATCCCTGCTGGTTTGCCCTAACCCCTACTTGGCCTTTGCCAAGGTATTGACCGCACTCCATGTAGCGAAGCCGGAGTATCGCGGTATCATGGAGGGGGCATATGTCGATCCCGAGGCAAAAATTGCCGATGGAGTGACTATCCACCCGGGCTGTGTCATTGGTAAAAATGTTTCGGTTGGCTCGGGAACGACTCTCTATCCCGGCGTGTTGTTGTATGACAATGTCACTGTCGGCGAAGATTGTCTGATTCACGCAGGCACGGTAGTGCGAGAGGGATGCCGTCTCGGGAATCGAGTCATTGTCCAGCCCAAAGCTGTTATCGGTTCCGATGGCTTCGGTTTTGCTCCGGATGGCAGCAGTTATTTTAAGATACCCCAGGTGGGAATCGTGGTCATCGAAGATGATGTTGAAATTGGGGCGAACAGCTGCCTTGATCGCGCAGCCCTCGGTGAGACGCGCATCGGACGCGGTACTAAAATCGATAACTTGGTTCAGATTGCCCACAATGTTAAGATCGGGGCGGATAGTATTATCGTTTCCCAGGTGGGCATTGCCGGCAGCACCGAGATAGGCAAGCATTGTACTCTGGGTGGTCAGGTCGGTGTTGCAGGTCATATCAAAGTTGGCGACAACACCATGGTTGGTGCCCAAAGCGGGGTTACTGGCAACATGCCGGGAGGCGAGGTCATCTCAGGGACGCCAGCAATTCCCCATCGGGATTGGTTGAAAGCGGCGACAAGCTTTTCTAAACTTCCGGAAATGCGTAAGGAAATTAAGAAGTTAAAGAAGCAGGTCGAAGAATTACAAGAGCTTACCAAGGAAGGATAG
- the fabZ gene encoding 3-hydroxyacyl-ACP dehydratase FabZ, giving the protein MELNAQDIMKVLPHRYPFLLVDRIVELEVGTRAVGIKNVTINEPFFQGHFPDHPIMPGVLILEALAQVGGVTAALAEKDVDDKVTYFVGIDKARFRKPVTPGDVLRLEMDIKYCKRGIYCFEGKAYVEDKLVAQAELKATFAPREES; this is encoded by the coding sequence ATGGAGCTCAACGCACAGGATATAATGAAGGTACTTCCGCATCGCTACCCTTTTTTACTGGTAGATCGTATCGTGGAATTGGAGGTCGGGACTCGAGCGGTCGGCATCAAGAACGTGACCATTAATGAGCCCTTTTTTCAAGGACATTTTCCGGATCACCCCATTATGCCGGGAGTGCTGATTCTGGAAGCACTGGCTCAGGTCGGCGGTGTAACTGCCGCCCTGGCCGAAAAGGATGTCGATGACAAGGTGACTTACTTTGTCGGTATCGATAAGGCGCGTTTTCGCAAGCCTGTTACTCCCGGAGATGTGTTGCGTTTGGAGATGGATATTAAATATTGCAAGCGCGGTATATACTGTTTTGAAGGCAAAGCCTACGTTGAAGACAAGCTCGTAGCACAAGCTGAATTGAAAGCCACGTTCGCACCACGCGAAGAATCTTGA